A window of Fictibacillus halophilus contains these coding sequences:
- the frr gene encoding ribosome recycling factor — translation MAKEVLTQAEEKMQKAIGALRREYSTLRAGRANPSLLDRVQVDYYGTQTPINQLAGVTTPEARLLVIQPYDKSAMADIEKAILKSDLGLTPSNDGQVIRIAIPALTEERRKELVKLVKKFAEEAKVALRNVRRDANDDLKKLEKEAEITEDELRRYNDDVQKLTDKYTAEVDSVSSVKEKEIMEV, via the coding sequence ATGGCAAAAGAAGTTTTAACTCAAGCAGAAGAAAAGATGCAAAAAGCAATCGGGGCTCTAAGACGCGAGTATTCAACACTTCGTGCAGGTAGAGCAAACCCTTCTCTATTAGACAGAGTACAAGTTGATTATTACGGAACTCAAACACCGATCAATCAACTAGCAGGTGTAACAACTCCAGAAGCTAGACTATTGGTGATTCAGCCTTACGACAAATCAGCAATGGCAGATATCGAAAAGGCGATCCTAAAGTCTGATCTTGGTCTAACACCTTCTAACGATGGTCAAGTGATTCGTATTGCGATTCCAGCTCTAACAGAAGAACGCCGAAAAGAATTAGTTAAACTTGTTAAAAAGTTTGCTGAAGAAGCGAAAGTTGCTCTTCGAAACGTTCGCCGTGATGCTAATGACGATTTGAAGAAACTTGAAAAAGAAGCTGAGATTACAGAAGATGAACTACGTCGTTATAACGATGATGTTCAAAAACTTACTGATAAATACACAGCTGAAGTTGATTCTGTAAGTTCAGTTAAAGAAAAAGAAATCATGGAAGTATAA
- the pyrH gene encoding UMP kinase has translation MTTSKYKRVVLKLSGEALAGEQTSGIDPKIVQSIAEQVKEIVELDVEVAVVVGGGNLWRGKTGSEMGMDRASADYMGMLATVMNSLALQDSLENIGVQTRVQTSIEMRQVAEPYIRRKAIRHLEKKRVVIFAAGTGNPYFSTDTTAALRAAEIEAEVILMAKNNVDGVYSADPKLDENAVKYTTLSYLDLLKDGLAVMDTTASSLCMDNDIPLVVFSIMEEGNIKRAVAGEKIGTVIRGRN, from the coding sequence ATGACTACTTCAAAATATAAACGAGTCGTCTTGAAATTAAGTGGAGAAGCACTAGCAGGTGAACAAACTTCTGGAATCGATCCAAAAATCGTTCAGTCAATTGCAGAACAAGTAAAAGAAATCGTTGAACTCGACGTAGAAGTTGCTGTAGTAGTAGGCGGCGGAAACCTATGGCGTGGTAAGACGGGCAGTGAGATGGGAATGGACCGTGCTTCAGCAGACTATATGGGCATGCTTGCTACTGTAATGAATTCATTAGCCCTTCAAGACAGTCTTGAAAACATCGGGGTTCAAACAAGAGTACAAACATCTATAGAAATGCGTCAGGTTGCAGAACCTTATATCAGAAGAAAAGCCATTCGTCACCTTGAAAAAAAGCGCGTCGTTATTTTTGCAGCAGGAACGGGTAACCCGTATTTCTCAACAGATACGACAGCAGCACTAAGAGCAGCAGAAATTGAAGCAGAAGTCATCTTAATGGCTAAGAATAACGTGGATGGCGTGTATTCAGCAGATCCGAAATTGGATGAGAACGCTGTTAAGTATACGACATTGTCTTATCTTGATCTTTTAAAAGATGGACTAGCAGTAATGGATACAACTGCTTCATCACTATGTATGGATAATGACATCCCGTTAGTTGTTTTCTCGATCATGGAAGAAGGAAACATCAAACGAGCAGTTGCCGGAGAAAAAATTGGAACCGTTATAAGGGGGAGAAACTAA
- a CDS encoding isoprenyl transferase encodes MLDKLFFKKKSPENHTFKEENIPKHVAIIMDGNGRWARKRAMPRIAGHHEGMKTVRKIVKEANKIGIEVLTLYAFSTENWKRPREEVDFLMKLPGEFLNTFLPDLIKENVQVRIMGKKELLPLHTVKAVDEAINKTKNNTGLILNFALNYGSRDEITAAVKALASEVKQGRLEPSQIDDSMIEQHLMTHDLNDPDLLIRTSGEVRLSNFMLWQLAYSEFWFTEVLWPDFSEEHLREAVSQFAGRGRRYGGV; translated from the coding sequence ATGCTTGACAAGCTTTTCTTTAAGAAAAAAAGTCCAGAGAACCATACATTCAAAGAAGAAAACATTCCAAAACATGTAGCTATTATTATGGATGGCAATGGAAGGTGGGCACGGAAACGAGCCATGCCACGAATTGCCGGACATCATGAAGGGATGAAAACAGTTCGTAAAATCGTTAAAGAAGCGAATAAGATCGGGATAGAAGTACTGACCCTATATGCTTTTTCAACTGAAAATTGGAAACGTCCTCGTGAAGAAGTCGACTTTTTAATGAAACTTCCTGGAGAATTTTTAAACACTTTTCTTCCAGATTTGATTAAAGAGAACGTACAAGTGCGAATAATGGGTAAAAAAGAGTTATTACCACTTCACACTGTAAAAGCTGTAGATGAGGCGATTAACAAGACGAAGAACAACACAGGGTTAATCTTAAACTTTGCGCTTAATTATGGCAGCCGTGATGAGATTACAGCGGCAGTTAAAGCATTAGCTTCTGAAGTGAAACAAGGAAGATTAGAGCCGTCACAAATAGATGATTCAATGATTGAACAGCATTTAATGACGCATGATCTAAACGACCCGGATCTTTTGATTCGTACAAGTGGTGAAGTTCGATTAAGTAACTTTATGCTCTGGCAGCTTGCCTATTCTGAATTTTGGTTTACTGAAGTGCTATGGCCAGATTTTTCTGAAGAGCATCTACGAGAAGCTGTATCACAATTTGCCGGACGAGGCAGGCGGTATGGCGGTGTTTAA
- the dxr gene encoding 1-deoxy-D-xylulose-5-phosphate reductoisomerase yields the protein MKSVSLLGATGSIGVQTLDVIASHPDQFKLSSMSVGKNIEAAEKIIQKFQPEICAVQNEEDAKILRSKITSSTKVVSGMEGLIEAAVSTDSTVVVNAVIGSVGLLPTLKAIEAKKTIALANKETLVTAGHLVMEKAKKHNVAILPVDSEHSAIYQCLNGEDTKRVEKLILTASGGSFRDRTREELKNVTVQEALNHPNWSMGAKITIDSATMMNKGLEVIEAHWLFSFDYSKIDVILHKESIIHSMVEFVDTSIIAHLGQPDMRVPIQYALTHPDRLELINGKRLNLWEVGKLHFQEMDYDRFRCLKLAFQAGTAGGLMPTILNAANEKAVELFLNGHISFLEIEEMIERAMQNLSNVSKPDLETIQETDKRTRQYVESLLSKGR from the coding sequence ATGAAATCAGTTAGTTTACTTGGTGCAACAGGTTCGATCGGTGTTCAAACCTTAGATGTGATCGCCTCTCATCCAGATCAATTCAAATTAAGTTCTATGTCTGTAGGCAAGAATATTGAGGCTGCTGAAAAAATCATACAGAAATTTCAACCTGAAATTTGCGCCGTTCAAAACGAAGAAGATGCAAAAATTCTTCGTTCGAAGATAACATCATCTACAAAAGTTGTCTCAGGTATGGAAGGGTTGATTGAAGCCGCGGTTTCCACTGATTCAACGGTAGTTGTGAACGCAGTGATCGGAAGTGTAGGCTTACTTCCCACATTAAAAGCGATCGAAGCAAAAAAGACAATCGCTTTAGCAAATAAAGAAACGCTTGTGACTGCCGGACATCTTGTTATGGAAAAAGCAAAGAAGCACAACGTGGCTATTCTTCCGGTCGACTCTGAACATTCAGCAATCTATCAATGTTTAAACGGTGAAGATACAAAACGTGTTGAAAAGCTGATATTAACCGCTTCAGGTGGAAGTTTTAGAGATCGAACACGTGAAGAATTAAAAAACGTTACAGTACAGGAAGCTTTGAATCATCCAAACTGGTCTATGGGTGCGAAAATTACGATCGATTCCGCGACAATGATGAATAAAGGTTTAGAGGTTATTGAAGCTCATTGGCTATTTTCCTTTGATTATTCGAAAATAGACGTCATTTTACATAAGGAAAGTATCATACACTCTATGGTAGAGTTTGTTGATACGAGCATAATCGCTCATTTGGGACAACCAGATATGAGAGTGCCGATACAATACGCTCTTACACATCCCGATCGACTTGAATTAATAAACGGGAAAAGGTTAAACTTATGGGAAGTTGGGAAGTTGCATTTTCAAGAAATGGATTACGACCGATTCAGATGTTTAAAACTTGCATTCCAAGCAGGAACAGCTGGAGGCTTGATGCCGACGATCTTGAATGCTGCGAATGAAAAAGCGGTTGAATTGTTCTTAAATGGTCATATCTCGTTTCTTGAGATTGAAGAGATGATCGAACGAGCTATGCAGAATTTGTCCAACGTCAGTAAACCAGATCTTGAGACAATACAAGAAACAGATAAAAGGACTCGTCAATATGTTGAGTCACTACTTAGTAAAGGCAGGTAA
- the tsf gene encoding translation elongation factor Ts, with product MAITAQMVKELREKTGAGMMDCKKALTETDGNMEAAIDYLREKGIAKAAKKADRIAAEGLTSVIVDGNKAVILEVNSETDFVAKNENFKNLIAELGNHLLATEPASVEDALASDFNGTSVNDYINAAIAKIGEKLTLRRFEILKKDENAAFGAYLHMGGRIGVLSVLEGTTEEEVAKDVSMHVAAVNPKYISRDEVSEEEVSRERKVLTEQALNEGKPENIVAKMVEGRLGKYFEDICLNDQSFIKDPDQKVGKYVASKGATVKAFIRFEVGEGLEKREDNFAEEVMSQVKK from the coding sequence ATGGCTATTACAGCACAAATGGTTAAAGAATTGCGTGAGAAAACTGGCGCAGGTATGATGGATTGTAAGAAAGCATTAACTGAAACAGATGGTAACATGGAGGCGGCAATTGATTACCTTCGTGAAAAAGGGATCGCGAAAGCTGCTAAGAAAGCTGACCGTATCGCTGCAGAAGGTTTAACTTCTGTAATCGTTGATGGAAACAAAGCGGTAATCCTTGAAGTGAACTCTGAAACTGATTTCGTTGCGAAAAACGAAAACTTCAAAAACTTAATCGCTGAACTAGGGAACCACTTGTTGGCTACAGAGCCAGCTTCAGTTGAAGATGCATTAGCTTCTGATTTTAACGGAACTTCTGTAAATGACTACATCAACGCAGCAATCGCTAAAATCGGTGAGAAACTTACACTTCGTCGTTTCGAAATCTTGAAAAAAGACGAGAATGCAGCATTCGGCGCTTACCTTCACATGGGTGGACGCATTGGTGTTCTTTCAGTACTTGAAGGAACTACTGAAGAAGAAGTTGCGAAAGACGTTTCTATGCACGTTGCAGCAGTAAACCCTAAATACATCTCTCGTGACGAAGTTAGTGAAGAAGAAGTATCACGTGAGCGTAAAGTGTTAACTGAACAAGCACTTAACGAAGGAAAGCCTGAAAACATCGTAGCTAAAATGGTAGAAGGACGTCTTGGTAAATACTTCGAAGATATTTGCTTAAACGACCAATCTTTCATTAAAGATCCAGACCAAAAAGTTGGTAAATATGTAGCTTCCAAAGGTGCTACTGTTAAAGCCTTCATTCGCTTTGAAGTAGGAGAAGGTCTTGAGAAGCGTGAAGACAACTTCGCTGAGGAAGTAATGTCTCAAGTTAAAAAGTAA
- a CDS encoding DUF6115 domain-containing protein encodes MHKKIQHQNISHDTKTTEEVEELLELFSEEMKLENERLHDMIVKFSQKQQQQNDSTRIDEIPTSKIESVETQADSKASLDNHISKETNEVLILAQQGYNAEEIAKMLHRGKGEVELLLKFYR; translated from the coding sequence TTGCACAAAAAAATTCAGCATCAGAATATCTCCCATGACACAAAGACAACCGAAGAAGTAGAAGAACTTCTTGAACTGTTTTCAGAAGAGATGAAGCTAGAGAATGAACGCTTGCATGATATGATCGTAAAATTTTCACAAAAACAACAGCAGCAAAATGATTCTACACGTATTGATGAAATCCCTACATCTAAGATAGAATCTGTAGAGACCCAAGCTGATTCGAAAGCTTCTCTAGATAATCATATCTCTAAAGAGACGAACGAAGTATTAATATTAGCTCAACAAGGATATAATGCTGAAGAAATTGCAAAAATGCTGCACCGAGGAAAAGGTGAAGTAGAGTTGCTTTTAAAATTTTATCGATAG
- a CDS encoding phosphatidate cytidylyltransferase, with protein MKQRIITGVIAAVLFIGITLYGSWPFSLLILLLTGIGMFELLRMKRMELSFVGGIGFLLAVLIALPEDWMSSLEPFTKTDAIILAVLLLLVVTVVQKNNTDYNHISFVLFSSIYVGFGFFYLLETRILEGGVQLLFLILFMIWATDSGAYFVGKSVGKRKLWPVISPNKTIEGAVGGIFFSIVVGVISYLTHFVDMSLFNILLISLIVGIFGQIGDLAESAFKRIYDVKDSGTLLPGHGGILDRLDSALFVFPLLHVLHLIG; from the coding sequence ATGAAACAACGGATTATAACAGGTGTAATCGCAGCCGTTTTATTTATAGGGATTACCCTTTATGGAAGCTGGCCGTTCTCACTATTAATACTATTGCTAACTGGGATTGGCATGTTTGAATTATTGCGAATGAAAAGGATGGAGCTAAGTTTCGTTGGGGGAATCGGATTTCTATTAGCAGTCTTGATTGCTTTGCCAGAGGACTGGATGAGTTCTTTAGAACCCTTTACTAAAACTGATGCCATTATACTTGCAGTTCTTCTATTACTAGTCGTAACTGTTGTACAAAAGAACAATACAGATTACAATCATATTTCGTTTGTTCTTTTTAGTTCCATATACGTAGGTTTTGGGTTTTTCTATTTATTAGAAACGAGAATATTAGAAGGTGGGGTCCAACTTTTATTCTTAATCCTATTCATGATATGGGCTACTGACTCTGGCGCTTATTTTGTTGGGAAATCGGTTGGGAAACGAAAACTTTGGCCGGTTATCTCCCCGAACAAAACGATTGAAGGGGCAGTTGGAGGGATTTTCTTTAGTATTGTTGTAGGTGTTATCAGTTATTTGACTCATTTTGTGGATATGTCGCTATTTAATATTCTACTCATCTCACTTATTGTAGGTATATTTGGACAGATAGGTGACTTGGCAGAATCGGCATTCAAACGAATCTACGATGTGAAAGATTCTGGTACTTTGCTTCCTGGACATGGCGGAATATTAGATAGACTAGACAGTGCGTTATTTGTATTCCCGTTGCTCCACGTGCTTCATTTGATAGGATAA
- a CDS encoding proline--tRNA ligase encodes MRQSQLFMPTLREVPADADVKSHQLLLRAGFIRQNAAGIYSFLPLGKKVLHKIENIVREEMNRAGSQEMMMPALQLAELWQESGRWYSYGPELMRLKDRHERDFALGATHEEVITSIVRDEVKSYKKLPLNLYQIQTKFRDEKRPRFGLLRGREFIMKDAYSFHDKQESLDDTYEAMKDAYSAIFSRCGLNFRAVLADSGAIGGKDNHEFMVLSEIGEDLIAYSTDSDFAANIEMAPVVLREERSSETLMELEKVETKHAKTIEEVSDFLQVAPSKVIKSLLYIADEQPVLVLVRGDHEVNEIKLKNVLSAKAVVLATAEETKKWLNAEHGSIGPVHSPKEVKVIADQAVPFMVNAVCGANESGYHYINVNPIRDFEFNETADLRFVVEGDLSPDGKGTIVFAKGIEVGHVFKLGKVYSEPMKASYLDENGKNQIMSMGCYGIGVSRTLAAVAEENNDDKGLIWPLSLTPFDVHLIAVNSKNAEQAALSDELYTQIKNDGFDCLYDDRPERAGVKFTDSDLIGLPIRVMVGKRASEGIVEVKIRKSGESFEVPVSELSDFIKKEWDKLKN; translated from the coding sequence ATGAGACAAAGTCAGTTGTTTATGCCAACCTTAAGAGAAGTTCCAGCAGATGCAGACGTTAAAAGTCACCAGCTCTTGTTAAGAGCTGGATTTATCCGTCAAAATGCTGCTGGTATTTATTCTTTTCTTCCATTGGGGAAAAAGGTTCTTCATAAAATAGAGAATATTGTACGAGAAGAAATGAATCGTGCTGGTTCACAAGAGATGATGATGCCAGCACTGCAGCTTGCTGAACTATGGCAAGAAAGTGGCCGATGGTATAGCTATGGCCCTGAACTAATGAGATTAAAAGACCGACACGAGCGTGATTTTGCTCTTGGAGCTACACATGAAGAAGTGATTACGAGCATCGTTCGAGACGAAGTAAAATCATATAAGAAGCTTCCTCTTAATCTATATCAAATTCAAACAAAGTTCAGAGACGAAAAGCGTCCACGTTTCGGATTGCTGCGCGGAAGAGAGTTCATTATGAAAGATGCATACTCTTTCCATGATAAGCAAGAAAGTCTTGATGATACGTATGAAGCGATGAAAGATGCCTACTCCGCTATCTTTAGCCGTTGCGGACTAAACTTCCGTGCAGTTTTAGCAGACTCAGGTGCAATCGGTGGTAAAGATAATCATGAGTTCATGGTTCTATCTGAAATTGGTGAAGACTTGATCGCGTATTCGACAGATTCAGATTTTGCAGCGAACATAGAGATGGCTCCTGTTGTACTTCGCGAAGAACGTTCATCTGAAACTCTTATGGAGCTTGAGAAAGTAGAAACGAAGCATGCGAAAACGATCGAAGAGGTATCAGATTTCTTACAAGTTGCACCTTCAAAAGTGATTAAATCATTGCTTTATATCGCTGATGAACAACCTGTTTTAGTGTTAGTCAGAGGAGATCATGAGGTTAATGAGATCAAGCTTAAGAATGTGCTCTCTGCTAAAGCAGTAGTATTAGCTACGGCAGAAGAAACAAAAAAATGGTTGAATGCTGAACACGGATCTATCGGACCGGTTCACTCTCCAAAAGAAGTTAAAGTAATTGCGGATCAAGCAGTGCCATTTATGGTAAACGCAGTTTGTGGCGCAAATGAATCTGGCTACCATTATATAAACGTTAATCCAATTAGAGATTTTGAGTTCAATGAAACAGCTGATCTTCGTTTTGTTGTTGAAGGTGATCTGTCTCCAGATGGTAAAGGGACAATCGTTTTTGCAAAAGGAATTGAAGTCGGGCATGTGTTCAAGCTTGGTAAAGTATACAGCGAGCCGATGAAAGCCTCTTACTTAGACGAAAACGGTAAGAATCAAATCATGTCTATGGGTTGTTATGGAATAGGTGTTTCACGTACATTAGCGGCAGTAGCTGAAGAAAACAATGATGATAAAGGGTTGATCTGGCCGTTATCATTAACTCCGTTCGATGTGCATTTAATTGCTGTAAACAGTAAGAACGCAGAACAAGCAGCACTTTCAGATGAGCTGTACACGCAAATCAAGAACGATGGCTTTGATTGCTTATATGATGATCGCCCTGAACGTGCGGGTGTGAAATTTACAG
- the rseP gene encoding RIP metalloprotease RseP: MNTVIAIIIILGALIFFHELGHLLLAKRAGILCREFAIGFGPKVFAFKKGETVYTIRLLPLGGFVRMAGEDPEGIELKAGHRVGLIFNQADEVEKIVVNHRDKYPVQKTITIEKADLERELYLTGFENEDSGPSTYKVKEDALFVADHQEMQIAPYNRQFGSKTIMQRTLAIFAGPAMNFLLAFVILVVFSLMQGIPTNESRLGTLQEGAGAEKAGLIKGDKIIAVQGEKMDDWKELVSVIQENPGEKLMFTINRNGEEKVVPVTLGSRKGADDKNEGFIGARPYTESSFVGSLEYGAKQTWFMTTAIFTGLGQLITGQHGIDQLSGPLGIYEYTDQAAKAGVYMLLQWAAILSVNLGIFNLLPLPALDGGRLLFLGVEALRGKPIDPQKEGMVHFIGFAFLMLLMLVVTWNDIQKIFLG, from the coding sequence ATGAACACTGTGATAGCCATTATCATCATTTTAGGTGCTTTAATTTTCTTTCATGAACTCGGACATCTATTGCTGGCAAAGCGTGCAGGTATCTTGTGTCGTGAGTTTGCTATTGGATTCGGCCCAAAAGTGTTTGCCTTCAAGAAAGGGGAAACGGTCTATACGATTCGTCTTTTACCGCTTGGAGGGTTCGTACGTATGGCTGGAGAAGATCCAGAAGGTATTGAACTAAAGGCAGGTCACAGAGTTGGTTTAATCTTCAACCAGGCAGATGAAGTGGAGAAAATCGTAGTCAATCACCGTGACAAATATCCGGTTCAAAAGACGATTACCATTGAAAAAGCTGATCTAGAACGTGAATTGTATTTGACGGGTTTCGAAAATGAAGACTCTGGACCATCGACTTACAAAGTAAAAGAAGATGCACTATTTGTAGCAGATCACCAAGAGATGCAAATCGCACCTTATAATCGGCAGTTTGGATCTAAGACGATCATGCAGAGAACACTTGCAATCTTTGCTGGTCCTGCAATGAACTTTTTACTAGCTTTCGTGATCTTGGTTGTATTTTCACTCATGCAAGGTATTCCGACGAATGAATCGAGACTAGGTACCCTCCAAGAAGGTGCGGGTGCTGAGAAAGCCGGCTTGATTAAAGGGGATAAAATTATTGCTGTTCAGGGCGAAAAGATGGACGACTGGAAAGAGTTAGTGTCCGTGATCCAAGAAAACCCTGGTGAAAAATTAATGTTTACAATAAACCGTAATGGTGAAGAGAAAGTGGTTCCTGTTACGCTTGGTTCTCGTAAAGGGGCTGATGATAAGAACGAAGGTTTTATCGGGGCACGTCCATATACTGAATCCTCTTTTGTTGGATCTTTAGAATATGGGGCTAAACAAACATGGTTTATGACAACCGCAATATTTACAGGACTCGGACAATTGATTACGGGGCAGCATGGAATCGATCAGCTTTCTGGACCGCTTGGAATCTATGAGTATACAGATCAAGCAGCAAAAGCTGGTGTATATATGCTACTTCAATGGGCAGCTATCTTAAGTGTCAACTTAGGGATCTTTAACTTGTTGCCTTTACCGGCACTTGACGGCGGACGCCTTCTATTCTTAGGTGTTGAAGCATTAAGAGGAAAGCCGATCGATCCGCAAAAAGAAGGAATGGTTCATTTTATCGGGTTCGCTTTTCTGATGTTATTGATGCTTGTTGTTACATGGAATGATATACAGAAAATTTTTCTTGGTTAA
- the rpsB gene encoding 30S ribosomal protein S2 → MAVISMKQLLEAGVHFGHQTRRWNPKMSRYIFTERNGIYIIDLQKTVKKVEECYNVMRNIAADGGKILFVGTKKQAQDSVKEEAERSDMYYINQRWLGGTLTNFGTIRKRINRLKDLEKMQEDGTFEVLPKKEVILLKKEMERLEKFLGGIKDMNKLPDALFVVDPRKERIAIAEARKLNIPIIAIVDTNCDPDEVDHVIPGNDDAIRAVKLLTGKMADAIIEANQGGEEVAEAAEEETTA, encoded by the coding sequence ATGGCAGTAATTTCAATGAAACAATTGTTAGAAGCTGGTGTACACTTTGGTCATCAGACTCGCCGTTGGAATCCGAAAATGTCTCGTTACATTTTCACAGAAAGAAACGGTATCTACATCATCGATCTTCAAAAGACAGTAAAGAAAGTTGAAGAGTGCTACAATGTTATGCGTAACATCGCAGCTGACGGTGGGAAAATCCTTTTCGTAGGAACTAAGAAACAAGCTCAAGATTCAGTTAAGGAAGAAGCTGAACGTTCTGACATGTACTACATCAACCAACGTTGGTTAGGTGGAACATTAACAAACTTCGGTACAATCCGCAAGCGTATCAACCGCTTAAAAGATCTTGAAAAAATGCAAGAAGACGGTACTTTTGAAGTACTTCCTAAGAAAGAAGTTATTCTTCTTAAGAAGGAAATGGAGCGTCTTGAAAAGTTCCTAGGCGGAATCAAAGACATGAACAAGCTTCCTGACGCATTATTCGTAGTTGACCCTCGTAAAGAGCGCATCGCGATTGCTGAAGCTCGTAAATTAAACATCCCGATCATCGCTATCGTTGATACGAACTGTGATCCGGACGAAGTTGATCACGTTATCCCTGGTAACGATGATGCAATTCGAGCAGTTAAACTTCTTACTGGTAAGATGGCAGATGCTATCATCGAAGCTAACCAAGGCGGAGAAGAAGTAGCAGAAGCAGCTGAAGAAGAGACTACTGCTTAA